In Corylus avellana chromosome ca2, CavTom2PMs-1.0, the following proteins share a genomic window:
- the LOC132171084 gene encoding large ribosomal subunit protein P2y-like, giving the protein MKVVAAYLLAVLGGNTSPSADNVKNILGSVGAEVDDSKIDLFLCEVAGKDITELIASGREKLASVPSGGGGAVAVAVTGGSGGGAAPAAAESKKEEKVEEKEESDDDMGFSLFD; this is encoded by the exons atgaaggtGGTAGCTGCATATTTACTGGCTGTGTTGGGAGGGAACACCAGTCCTTCAGCTGATAATGTGAAGAACATTCTTGGATCCG TTGGAGCTGAAGTTGATGATAGTAAGATTGACCTATTCTTGTGTGAAGTTGCGGGTAAAGATATAACTGAGCTTATTGCATCTGGAAGAGAGAAATTAGCGTCTGTGCCTTCTGGTGGTGGTGGCGCTGTTGCAGTTGCCGTAACAGGTGGTAGTGGTGGTGGTGCTGCTCCTGCTGCAGCCGAgtcaaagaaagaggaaaaggtggaagagaaagaggaatcAGATGAT GATATGGGCTTCAGTCTCTTTGATTGA
- the LOC132172873 gene encoding uncharacterized protein LOC132172873 — MGKFFENLIPKTKYGAIAATVTPIIIAAGAYVAWSYASRARKRQRVLSRSMSVGYLHSGKLALQRLMNYHQARAEPEILDGAENELNTLLQDKHPDFWKLRSAAAKLEMSGKEAKAVEILENEFENARKDQKSHEGYEIEMLLVEMHIYKGDFRKAFERECLKDEVISDHRRPLFKAILHILMSEEHQEEEASQYWEDFDSIRNDFLWQPIMQEDKLEDVVPNFKEFKEVVNLLKKDIQEAVEAKKTQK; from the exons atggggaagttttttgaaaatttgatccCAAAGACTAAGTATGGAGCAATAGCAGCAACGGTAACACCCATCATCATCGCTGCAGGAGCTTATGTTGCATGGAGTTATGCAAGTCGTGCTAGGAAACGACAGCGTGTTCTGTCGAGGTCCATGTCCGTTGGATACCTCCACAGTGGCAAACTTGCGTTGCAGAGATTGATGAATTATCATCAAGCTCGAGCAGAACCAGAAATATTAGATGGAGCTGAGAATGAGTTGAATACATTGCTCCAAGACAAACATCCTGATTTCTGGAAGTTGCGG AGTGCTGCAGCAAAGCTGGAAATGAGCGGAAAAGAAGCCAAGGCAGTGGAAATACtggaaaatgaatttgaaaatgcCCGGAAGGATCAGAAATCACATGAAGGCTATGAGATTGAAATGTTACTTGTGGAAATGCATATCTACAAG GGAGATTTCAGAAAGGCTTTTGAACGCGAATGCTTGAAGGATGAAGTGATTTCAGATCACAGGCGTCCACTattcaag GCTATTCTTCACATCTTAATGTCGGAGGAGCACCAAGAGGAAGAAGCCTCACAATATTGGGAAGATTTTGATTCTATTCGAAATGACTTCCTATGGCAACCTATTATGCAAGAAGACAAACTCGAAGACGTCGTTCCGAATTTCAAAGAGTTCAAGGAGGTAGTCAATTTGCTCAAAAAAGATATTCAAGAGGCTGTGGAggcaaagaaaacacaaaagtaA
- the LOC132169447 gene encoding uncharacterized protein LOC132169447, translating into MESALCLRLRHGPLSPLPLRIPSPVKPATTTVTLLSLPLTNTKTSIIHRPLGHGFGPVCAINGFPKASTNDGGDGGKQIVKGSVGASLALACVLGIISCGCKMSPPVAIAASKAQKSISMSPMTNIYPGGGRLPLKSLLDMSVYLAASQDNQKRSVFSILKTKRIQPKDIEALKEDAIMQLKNSGKGDEVVKQLKEAYKSCKGDPEPETNVEMALVEVLILLGRYQEASKCKCLQRDLPSPGPSDARVPLYKAIIYTMLDNTDEARKWWKEYTRAVQGGIPFPEGS; encoded by the exons ATGGAATCTGCACTTTGCCTCCGCCTCCGCCACGGCCCTCTGTCTCCTCTCCCCCTACGAATTCCTTCCCCTGTCAAGCCTGCAACTACAACGGTAACCCTTTTGTCTCTTCCACTCACCAACACTAAAACTTCAATTATTCACCGCCCACTTGGGCATGGCTTCGGCCCTGTTTGTGCCATTAATGGGTTCCCAAAAGCTTCAACGAATGATGGTGGGGATGGTGGCAAGCAAATTGTGAAAGGGAGTGTAGGGGCGTCTCTGGCTCTGGCTTGTGTTCTTGGAATCATCAGCTGCGGTTGTAAGATGAGTCCTCCTGTAGCCATTGCAGCCTCCAAGGCTCAGAAATCTATATCGATGTCTCCGATGACAAATATTTACCCCGGCGGTGGGAGGCTACCGCTGAAATCGTTGCTGGATATGAGTGTCTACCTTGCTGCAAGTCAGGATAACCAGAAAAGATCTGTTTTTTCGATCTTGAAGACTAAAAGGATTCAACCGAAAGACATTGAAGCCCTTAAG GAGGATGCAATAATGCAGCTAAAGAACTCTGGAAAGGGTGATGAAGTAGTTAAGCAACTGAAAGAGGCGTATAAGAGCTGCAAAGGGGATCCAGAGCCGGAGACGAATGTGGAGATGGCACTCGTTGAAGTTCTCATCTTGCTG GGAAGATATCAAGAAGCATCCAAATGCAAGTGCCTCCAGCGAGATCTCCCTTCACCTGGCCCTTCTGATGCTCGAGTTCCTCTCTACAAG GCTATTATATACACCATGTTGGATAATACGGATGAAGCAAGGAAATGGTGGAAAGAATACACAAGAGCTGTTCAAGGAGGAATCCCCTTTCCAGAGGGCAGCTGA